The Clostridium beijerinckii genomic sequence CAAGCAAAAGTTTTTTCACCACAAGCTGCATATATTCTATATGATATGTTAAAAGGACCAGTAAATGAATACAATGCTACTGGTGCAAAGTGGGGCAATATGCCTGTTGCTGGTAAAACTGGTACTACTTCTAATTCCACAGATTTATGGTTTGCAGGACTTTCACCTTACTTATCAGCTTCTGTTTGGATTGGATATGATAATCCTAAAGAACTCCATGGTAGTTCAAGTGGGTGCGCTGTTGTTTGGGGAAAATTAATGGCTAAAGCTCATGCAAAGTTAGAGGTAAAAGATATAGAAGAGCCTAGCGGAATAGTAAAAGCTAGTGTTTGTAAGGATTCTGGTGAACTTTCAACCCTTTTCTGTAATTTTGACCTTAGAGGAAGCAGGGTTTATGAAGAATTATTCATCGATGGAACACAACCAACTTCAAATTGCACAATACACTCTGGCACTAATCGATATAATTTTAATAACGGATCTTCGGCTAATTTAAACCCTGCAGATAATAATTCAAATTCGGGTAATGCCCCAGCAGATTCCGAGACTCCTCCTGCAACTAATAATGACGCACTAGCTCCACCTGTCGTTGGTAGTACGGAACCTTCACAGAAAACTGAAAATAATAATGAGAATAATAATTCAAATTCTAATAATGCCAGCACTGGTGGTAACAGGAATACTACTCATAATTCTTACGGACCTGGTAGTAACACTCAGCATCCACCAACAACGAATTAAATAGCTCAAATATATTATAAATTTGCTAAATTTTAAATTTATATAAAATGAAAAAGATAGAGGATAATCAAATTACAGATTATCCTCTATCTTTCTATTTGTTTGTAATAACTTCTTTTTCAGCGCCATCTTTTAATATATTTAAAACATCACCGCTCTCAGCGCTAATAAAAAACTTCCAACTAATATTTGCACCTTTATCATTCTTACCATCTATAGTTACAATGTAACACACTTCATATATTTGGCTTTTTTCTTTTTCCATTCTATTATCTGCATAAACTAAATCAGTTTCATCTTTAACTACAGTTTCTTTATTATATTTTTCAAAAGAGTCAACGGATATTTTTTTTGCTTCTCCACTAGAAATATTTATTACAGGATCTTTACATTCCCTTTGCATTGTAGAGTTGGAATACCCATCTAGAAATCCACTTTCTTTATCAATATTTAATTTTATTTCATCGAAATAAAACGGATATCCATTCTTTTGCTTTGTATATATGAATGAGTAATATGGCAGCTTTTTAGCATCCTCATTGCTATTAATTGTCTTTAAGACCACTTCTCCATCATATATGTTCTTTAAGTACCCTTCTGCTAAAGTTCTAGCATCTTGTAAATTAATTTTTGTTGCATTTGCTGGAATTTCTT encodes the following:
- a CDS encoding YcdB/YcdC domain-containing protein: MKLRKASIIGGIILVCLIIIIVIILYNLIGPGAKDIRASKDFMARLYSINAINTEQNLESIKYERRRTLNSQNELVHRSIVTQGFGIDLDKDNNVIGFAKKEIPANATKINLQDARTLAEGYLKNIYDGEVVLKTINSNEDAKKLPYYSFIYTKQKNGYPFYFDEIKLNIDKESGFLDGYSNSTMQRECKDPVINISSGEAKKISVDSFEKYNKETVVKDETDLVYADNRMEKEKSQIYEVCYIVTIDGKNDKGANISWKFFISAESGDVLNILKDGAEKEVITNK